A stretch of Besnoitia besnoiti strain Bb-Ger1 chromosome V, whole genome shotgun sequence DNA encodes these proteins:
- a CDS encoding hypothetical protein (encoded by transcript BESB_058450), with product MKKDGKEASACEEAVAEDKMEESLEGDRRRKRGEEANCDEAPFESESSGDEDDGDEIQLIARTKEELLRQGEDDEDEDDEDITETVQASFGLFDPHEEATDAVLSLLRQSRLDTHLKTPSRDLHALAETIANQGNVGSLLKAVEDEEGEQGEANERNAEDASAVVGFLSLLSLRQYPEATNVFRDAFLRLAGEHASADVKAKLEAILKPSEESAAGSANTNCGWLVKERLSNTPPALVPSMFSSLLEDIAWSLTTEEMEEEERPFYNYTHVAVLTKVYKEADASAAATASKKAKGDEPLGFKPFFPHPEDEELLKAATAFFTYPTGSSVRVAPVPDQANSRDSREGKSQSEKREDDAAASGSQVRACPEYLLFFVMPFEKLSKCTKAIERQASLQVSS from the exons ATGAAGAAGGACGGCAAGGAAGCGAGTGCCTGCGAAGAAGCTGTCGCAGAAGATAAGATGGAGGAAAGCCTAGAGGGGGATCGACGCAGaaagcgcggagaggaggccaactgcgacgaggcgccgttCGAGAGCGAATCGAGCGGCGATGAAGATGATGGAGACGAAATCCAGCTGATTGCTAGAACCAAAGAGGAGCTGCTGAGAcagggagaggacgacgaggacgaggacgatGAAGACATCACA GAGACTGTTCAAGCGTCCTTCGGCCTGTTCGATCCGCACGAGGAAGCTACCGACGCCGTCCTTTCTCTCCTGCGCCAATCTCGTCTTGACACCCACTTGAAAACGCCATCACGCGATCTGCATGCCCTGGCTGAGACCATCGCCAACCAG gGCAATGTGGGCTCTCTGCTGAAGGCGgtagaggacgaagagggagagcAGGGCGAGGCCAACGAGAGGAACGCCGAGGACGCCTCTGCGGTCGTCgggttcctctctctgctttcgcTGCGTCAGTATCCTGAGGCAACCAACGTTTTCAGAGATGCATTTCTCCGCCTTGCAGG CGAGCACGCTTCAGCTGACGTCAAGGCGAAGCTCG AGGCGATCCTGAAGCCCTCTGAGGAGAGCGCGGCCGGGAGCGCGAATACCAACTGCGGCTGGCTGGTAAAGGAGCGGCTGAGCAacacgccgccggcgcttgtCCCCAGCatgttttcttcgcttctcgaAGACATTGCGTGGAGTTTGACTACCGAGGagatggaggaggaggaacggCCCTTCTATAACTACACGcacgtcgccgtcctcaCAAA AGTATACAAGGAGGCGGAtgcaagcgcggcggcgacggcgtcgaagaaggcgaagggcgacgagCCTTTAG GCTTCAAACCCTTCTTTCCTCATCCCGAGGATGAAGAGCTGCTGAAGGCTGCCACGGCCTTCTTTACGTACCCCACGGGGTCGTCG gtccgcgtcgcccctgtGCCAGACCAGGCGAACTcgcgagactcgcgcgaAGGCAAAAGCcagagcgagaagcgggaggatgacgcagcggcgagcggctctcAAGTCCGCGCGTGCCCGGAAtatcttctcttcttcgtgatGCCTTTCGAGAAGCTCAGTAAATGCACAAAGGCCATCGAGCGCCAAGCGAGTCTGCAGGTCTCCTCTTAG
- a CDS encoding ribosomal protein RPL15 (encoded by transcript BESB_058460) — MVGPSKEASTPRSFSHASTARERLFSRFPDGSASESAAARHSGGKIILFPRFASAEVSCISVAFHGSVVGSDALFRILGFRVSFRYLEELWKKKQSDVLRFLLRVRTWEYRQLPAVHRCTQSTRPDKARRLGYKKKQGFVIYRVRVRRGDRKKQVHKGIVYGKPKNQGVRKQKSTRNLRAVAEEKVGRKICGGLRVLNSYWVGQDAVYKYYEVILVDPAHNAIRNDPRINWICKPVMKHRECRGLTSAGKKYRGLRTKGFGAARLRPSRRACWKKRQALQLRRYR, encoded by the exons ATGGTTGGGCCTAGCAAGGAAGCGTCCACTCCTCGGAGTTTCTCCCATGCCTCGACTGCCCGGGAGCGTTTGTTCTCTCGTTTCCCGgacggcagcgcctccgaaagcgccgccgcgcgccactCGGGGGGCAAGATTATTCTCTTTCCTCGGTTTGCGTCTGCAGAAGTTTCGTGCATTTCTGTAGCTTTCCATG GGAGCGTGGTCGGCAGTGATGCACTCTTTCGCATTCTCGGTTTTCGCGTTTCGTTCAGATATCTGGAGGAGCtctggaagaagaagcagtcCGACGTGctgcgctttcttctccgtgTGCGCACATGGGAGTACCGCCAGCTCCCCGCTGTGCACCGCTGCACGCAGAGCACTCGCCCTGATaaggcgcgtcgcctcgggTACAAGAAGAAGCAGGGCTTCGTCATCTACCGCGTGCGTGtcagaagaggagacagaaagaagCAAGTCCACAAGGGCATTGTTTACGGAAAGCCGAAAAACCAGG GTGTTCGTAAGCAGAAGTCGACTCGCAActtgcgcgccgtcgccgaggagaaggtTGGACGCAAGATCTGCGGAGGTCTGCGCGTGCTGAACAGCTACTGGGTTGGTCAGGACGCCGTCTACAAGTACTACGAAGTTATCCTTGTGGACCCCGCCCACAATGCGATCCGCAACGACCCGCGCATCAACTGGATCTGCAAGCCTGTCATGAAGCACAGAGAGTGCAGAGGCCTGACGTCTGCGGGCAAGAAGTACCGCGGCTTGCGCACCAAGGGCTTCggtgctgcgcgcctccgcccttcCAGACGCGCGtgctggaagaagaggcaagcTCTCCAGCTCCGCCGCTACAGATAA